The proteins below come from a single Oncorhynchus keta strain PuntledgeMale-10-30-2019 chromosome 32, Oket_V2, whole genome shotgun sequence genomic window:
- the LOC118389307 gene encoding TBC1 domain family member 24-like, whose product MENIGKYTTTGDCLVIDIEENLTFAEENTVPGSMIHVSRTPKFSTCGTISLDPSPMETTAVPDQDLSSAARHRRPRSHSYYSPEDAKKYGVETATDENVVRPRSRSFYSYETSELYREGNFTRSNAMRPRSNSLEKSGDRKMENSADGNQGNMARLNKRSKSNTNKHLPFRDLNGRRGSLKGVPMMTISESENWEISSCSGMKYGQFVDWEKIDPESSERYQRILKSDHQELKTMGRSGFWAMPHTLRAKAYYHIIHGINCRAINPDRDRYQDVAKKLFGEQKMSTHPFPEYMDDGVIPRYCLNEAGLNSVKKVLLCIGKHFPDINFCPILPALVSLLLHFSEDEAECFHSICRLIAYNDPNKRYIDQTFLTYRASCMTFGDLANKYCRGIRKLIASSHQNLFEFYSDWIMWIFADLPFTYAIRVLDVYLLEGYKVLYRVALALLSLYKVSVSSRVADVEDFRRDMKSFVENVARHCTVEKLLERAFSVQLATRRELNLLFNANKDSLMQKGISIHQKRQSCQVVDFDSFSSSVVTGTEMRIVWAWIPERFALFNPKRLFSTNEHGRSLASFYSCVEGHEPAILLLKTVDEEVCGAFLSTDLIERKKYDSEEPVYFGTGESFVFTLRPGMERYQRAVVHITAKRQPSPDLRAARVCVYTSSGKEDSSSTPLSTTSTTNHTTLTCPSGTLQVPSYLTIPFTASSPGPLSPSPKRAKEQGASMFIAGDHERLVIGGDGGHALCLQADLEGGYTERCDTFESAPLCKRHFKIRSLEVWGIQNSISFSHYFSYCH is encoded by the exons ATGGAAAACATTGGGAAGTATACCACCACTGGAGACTGTCTTGTCATTGATATAGAGGAGAACTTGACATTTGCAGAGGAGAATACTGTACCAGGCAGCATGATCCATGTTTCAAGAACGCCCAAGTTCTCCACTTGTGGGACTATAAGTTTAGATCCGTCTCCTATGGAAACAACCGCTGTCCCGGACCAGGACTTGAGCTCAGCAGCCAGACACAGACGACCCAGGTCCCATTCCTACTACAGCCCAGAGGACGCCAAAAAGTATGGCGTCGAGACGGCGACAGATGAGAACGTTGTCAGGCCACGCTCCAGGTCTTTCTATAGTTATGAGACGTCTGAGCTCTACAGAGAGGGGAACTTTACCAGGTCCAACGCCATGAGGCCGAGATCCAACTCCCTGGAGAAGAGTGGGGACAGGAAGATGGAGAATAGTGCGGATGGGAATCAGGGGAACATGGCTCGGCTCAACAAGAGATCCAAGTCCAACACCAACAAACACTTGCCATTCAGAGATCTCAATG GCAGAAGAGGCAGTCTGAAGGGTGTCCCCATGATGACCATCTCTGAATCAGAGAACTGGGAGATCAGCTCCTGTTCTGGCATGAAGTATGGCCAGTTTGTGGACTGGGAGAAGATCGACCCTGAATCTTCAGAGCGCTACCAGAGGATTCTGAAGTCGGACCACCAGGAGCTGAAGACCATGGGTCGATCAGGGTTCTGGGCCATGCCCCATACACTAAGGGCCAAGGCCTATTATCATATAATTCATGGTATCAACTGCAGGGCCATCAACCCAGATCGAGATCGTTACCAGGATGTGGCCAAGAAGCTCTTCGGGGAGCAGAAGATGAGCACACACCCGTTCCCTGAGTACATGGATGATGGCGTGATCCCTAG GTACTGCCTCAACGAAGCTGGTCTCAATTCTGTCAAAAAGGTCCTCCTCTGCATCGGCAAGCACTTTCCGGACATCAACTTCTGCCCAATCCTCCCAGCCTTGGTGTCTCTCCTCCTGCATTTCAGTGAAGATGAAGCCGAGTGCTTCCACAGTATCTGCCGCCTTATCGCCTACAATGACCCCAACAAGCGCTACATCGACCAGACATTCCTCACCTACCGGGCCTCCTGCATGACCTTCGGCGACTTGGCCAACAAGTACTGCCGCGGCATCCGCAAGCTCATCGCCAGCTCCCACCAGAACCTCTTTGAGTTCTACTCTGATTGGATCATGTGGATCTTTGCCGACCTCCCCTTCACATACGCTATCAGGGTCCTGGATGTCTATCTCCTGGAGGGTTATAAGGTTCTCTACAGGGTGGCTCTGGCTCTTCTCAGCTTGTACAAGGTCTCGGTTTCGTCTCGTGTCGCCGACGTGGAGGACTTCAGGCGAGACATGAAGAGCTTTGTGGAGAATGTGGCACGTCACTGCACGGTGGAGAAGCTGCTGGAGCGGGCCTTCAGTGTCCAACTGGCCACGCGGAGGGAGCTCAACCTACTGTTCAACGCTAACAAGGACTCTCTCATGCAGAAGGGTATCAGTATCCACCAGAAAAG GCAGTCGTGCCAGGTAGTGGATTTTGACAGCTTCAGCTCCAGCGTTGTCACAGGGACAGAGATGAGGATTGTCTGGGCCTGGATCCCTGAACGCTTTGCCCTCTTCAATCCCAAAAGGCTGTTCAGCACCAACGAACATGGCCGAAGCCTGGCCTC ATTTTATTCCTGTGTTGAGGGGCATGAGCCAGCGATCTTGCTTCTGAAAACTGTGGATGAAGAG GTCTGTGGTGCCTTCCTGTCGACAGATTTGATTGAGCGGAAAAAGTATGATTCAGAAGAACCTGTGTATTTTGGGACTGGGGAGAGCTTTGTTTTCACG CTTCGTCCAGGCATGGAGCGCTACCAACGGGCTGTGGTTCACATTACGGCCAAGAGACAACCTTCTCCAGACCTTCGAGCTGCTCGGGTCTGTGTATACACTTCCTCTGGTAAAGAGgactcctcctctaccccactctccaCCACCTCTACTACCAACCACACCACCCTGACCTGTCCATCCGGGACCCTCCAGGTCCCCAGCTACCTGACCATCCCCTTCACCGCCTCCTCCCCCggacctctctccccctcacccaaGAGGGCCAAGGAACAAGGGGCCTCCATGTTCATCGCCGGAGACCACGAAAGGCTAGTCATTG GTGGAGATGGGGGTCACGCTCTCTGCCTCCAGGCTGATCTGGAGGGGGGCTACACGGAGCGATGTGACACCTTCGAGAGCGCCCCTCTCTGCAAGAGACACTTCAAGATCCGATCACTGGAAGTGTGGGGAATTCAGAACTCTATCTCGTTCTCACACTACTTCTCTTACTGTCATTAA